In Uranotaenia lowii strain MFRU-FL chromosome 2, ASM2978415v1, whole genome shotgun sequence, one genomic interval encodes:
- the LOC129746241 gene encoding zinc finger protein 567-like — MSTIKIKRKLKSPIECSVCDKTFMATGGLAYHEATYHKILVGRWARKNYNLWRSRCDKCGLHFRYGTLIPFHNCNDVLKPKANEQSTGTIIERQNFQCSICEKNFDDKPKLNLHIRDLHNGEKSYDCDKCDKSFKTKRKLEDHYARSHIGMPRYQCITCGKKYFQFGAYRYHIKISHLEEYHGGIRALPTNELYSMDGCVVINGPNVLRCEICNKSCASKKMFDRHMKVAHKKRKWMIACNKCDKMYDRKASLEDHYASDHLDVIRYACEFCGESFTWRNAYFEHLKKQHAKEYRDLVRRNKTHLISYNKLNLGNELDEILTNDSLRQRSCVMCIRIFICRNELYKHINSQHLSKTFDCNRCDKTFYVKSQQELHFAEIHADKPWFRCEICVKNFDSKEQYCFHHQENHPEEYAKLIQQKSCDQLYEVDGCLIVERVPLEDQLLKTRDSYEERNCVAIKLEPPAEEPMDSDDEVRSSSIKAEIDLTEVAVENEQELLYTCNYCGKKFGREKDIPSVRQLSLILHKINLHGIFESAFCSKVKNDDDGSKEEFKYYCDVCGYWFRFKRVYTHHECGMAKEQNTNSKNANHQCNLCKKIFKYKTNLANHLRDEHQQIRNKCDTCENVFLTRRLLEEHKFAVHYKKPMYRCTLCEKTFATSSDCSYHRKRFHAAELKRAENPLPKYAFIEQLNK; from the exons ATGTCGACAATCAAAATCAAACGCAAATTGAAGTCCCCAATCGAATGTTCGGTTTGTGATAAAACGTTCATGGCTACGGGTGGACTAGCCTATCACGAAGCAACCTATCATAAAATACTCGTCGGACGTTGGGCTCGAAAAAATTACAACCTCTGGCGCAGCCGTTGCGACAAGTGCGGATTGCACTTTCGTTACGGAACACTCATTCCATTTCACAACTGTAACGATGTCTTAAAGCCTAAAGCGAATGAACAGAGTACTGGAACAATTATCGAAAGGCAAAACTTCCAGTGTTCGATTTGTGAAAAGAATTTCGATGATAAACCCAAACTCAACCTACATATTAGGGATTTGCATAATGGAGAAAAAAGCTATGATTGTGACAAATGcgacaaaagtttcaaaacaaaacgcaAGTTAGAAGACCATTACGCTCGTTCCCATATCGGCATGCCAAGGTATCAATGCATAACTtgtggaaaaaagtattttcaatTCGGAGCATACCGTTATCATATTAAAATTTCGCACCTCGAGGAATACCACGGAGGCATTCGAGCACTTCCCACCAATGAGCTCTACTCTATGGATGGCTGTGTTGTTATTAATGGTCCTAATGTACTACGCTGTGAGATCTGCAACAAGTCATGTGCCAGCAAGAAAATGTTTGATCGACATATGAAGGTTGCTCACAAAAAGAGAAAATGGATGATTGCTTGCAATAAATGTGATAAGATGTACGATAGAAAAGCTTCATTGGAAGACCACTATGCCAGTGACCACCTAGATGTTATCAGGTATGCTTGTGAATTCTGTGGAGAAAGTTTTACATGGAGGAATGCATATTTTGAGCATCTTAAGAAACAGCATGCAAAGGAGTACAGAGATTTGGTACGACGGAATAAAACTCACCTTATATCTTACAACAAATTAAACTTAGGGAATGAGCTTGACGAAATACTGACCAACGACAGTCTTCGTCAAAGGAGCTGCGTAATGTGTATTAGAATATTTATCTGCAGAAACGAACTTTATAAACACATAAACAGCCAACATTTGTCAAAAACCTTTGATTGTAATCGATGTGATAAAACGTTCTACGTTAAATCGCAACAGGAGCTTCACTTTGCGGAAATTCACGCTGATAAACCTTGGTTTAGGTGtgaaatttgtgtaaaaaactTCGACTCAAAGGAGCAGTACTGTTTCCATCACCAGGAAAACCATCCGGAAGAATACGCTAAATTGATACAACAGAAGAGTTGTGATCAACTGTACGAAGTAGACGGCTGTTTGATTGTTGAACGGGTTCCGTTGGAAGATCAGCTATTGAAAACTAG agACTCGTATGAAGAACGAAACTGTGTTGCTATAAAACTAGAACCCCCAGCAGAGGAACCAATGGACAGCGATGATGAAGTTCGTAGTTCATCGATAAAAGCAGAGATCGATCTGACTGAAGTAGCCGTCGAGAATGAGCAGGAGTTGCTGTACACCTGTAATTACTGTGGGAAGAAGTTTGGACGCGAAAAAGATATACCATCCGTTAGGCAACTTTCCTTaattcttcataaaattaaccTTCACGGAATTTTTGAAAGTGCGTTCTGTAGTAAGGTgaaaaacgacgacgacggatcGAAGGAAGAATTCAAATATTACTGTGATGTGTGCGGTTACTGGTTTCGATTTAAAAGAGTCTACACGCATCATGAATGCGGTATGGCGAAAGAACAGAACACCAATTCCAAGAACGCCAATCACCAATGCAATTTGTGCAAAAAGATATTCAAATACAAAACGAATCTAGCCAATCATCTTAGGGATGAGCATCAACAGATCCGCAATAAATGTGACACTTGTGAGAATGTCTTCCTTACTCGAAGGCTGTTGGAAGAACATAAGTTTGCCGTTCACTACAAAAAGCCGATGTACCGATGCACCTTATGCGAAAAAACATTTGCAACTAGCTCTGATTGTTCTTATCATCGAAAGAGATTTCATGCTGCAGAACTGAAACGTGCGGAAAACCCGCTTCCTAAATACGCGTTTATTGAACAGTTGAATAAATGA
- the LOC129741879 gene encoding uncharacterized protein K02A2.6-like, with protein MHFVRECPFTKHLCKSCGKTGHKEGYCNCLSANSGLRRNFIDVSVNGVYIELQFETASDITVISKPTWKKLGSPPLQPTLKQAKSASGKPLQFVGEIHCDVTMGNQTKFGTCYVTNQPSLNLFGLDWIELFGLWSFPLSSICHKVQEDHSKPIQQYKKAFPKVFANSLGHCTKTRVKLFLKPDARPVLSPNARGIVVVQKASGKVRICTDYSTSLNAALEPHNYPLPVPDGIFTKLNGSKVFSIIDLSDAYLQVEVDDELKKLLTINTHRGLYRFNRLAPGVKSAPGAFQQLMNGIIANDIIIFSKTESDHHKRLRALFNRLCEYGFRSS; from the exons ATGCATTTCGTCCGAGAATGCCCCTTCACCAAGCACCTCTGCAAATCCTGTGGCAAGACTGGACACAAAGAGGGATACTGTAACTGTCTCTCAGCGAA CAGCGGACTACGACGCAATTTCATCGACGTTTCCGTCAATGGCGTGTATATCGAGCTGCAATTCGAAACCGCTTCCGATATAACCGTCATTTCAAAACCAACATGGAAGAAGCTGGGATCTCCCCCTCTACAACCAACTCTCAAACAGGCAAAATCAGCATCTGGCAAACCTCTGCAGTTTGTCGGCGAAATACATTGCGACGTCACCATGGGCAACCAAACCAAGTTTGGAACGTGTTATGTCACCAATCAACCATCCCTCAATCTTTTCGGCCTGGATTGGATTGAGTTGTTCGGACTGTGGTCTTTTCCACTGTCATCGATCTGCCACAAAGTTCAAGAAGACCACTCCAAACCGATCCAGCAGTACAAGAAAGCGTTTCCCAAGGTGTTTGCCAACTCACTCGGACATTGCACGAAAACTCGAGTCAAGCTGTTTTTGAAGCCAGACGCACGACCGGTTTTAAGTCCAAACGCCCG TGGAATAGTCGTTGTCCAGAAGGCCAGTGGCAAAGTGAGAATCTGCACCGACTACTCAACCAGCCTGAACGCTGCTCTAGAGCCGCACAATTATCCTCTTCCGGTGCCGGACGGCATCTTTACCAAGCTGAATGGATCCAAGGTTTTTAGCATCATTGATTTATCCGATGCTTATCTCCAAGTTGAAGTGGACGACGAATTAAAGAAGCTGCTCACAATCAACACTCATCGAGGACTGTACCGTTTCAACAGGCTTGCTCCTGGTGTCAAATCCGCTCCCGGGGCATTCCAGCAGTTGATGAACGGAATTATAGCGAACGACATCATCATTTTCAGTAAGACCGAATCCGACCATCACAAACGTCTCCGAGCACTCTTCAACCGGCTCTGCGAGTATGGGTTCCGGTCTTCGTGA
- the LOC129741880 gene encoding zinc finger protein 808-like encodes MSKTKSKIKLKSSSQNRCTICNRTFRQISTLARHEVIFHKILIGRWARENYTAWPNRCTKCGLHFRYNILLPLHNCDDVLNPKANNDQSTETINGRQKFQCSICEKNFDDKPNLDAHIWDMHNGEKSYDCDKCGKSCNAKRKLEDHYARYHIGKPRYQCITCGKKFFFFPAYRNHIKISHLEEYDQTLVARGVRDLPINELYSMDGCVVIDDGPNPLRCEICNKTCTSKKMYDRHKKIAHKKRKWMLACNKCDKVYEKKIFLEDHYACDHLNVIRYACEYCGESFTWRYAYFLHLKKNHSKEYKDSVRGNKTHVISYNKLNLGNDLDEILTNDTLRERSCVMCIRTFISKPQYLEHMQSQHLPKTFDCNRCDKMFNVKLDLELHFAEIHADKPWFRCEICVKNFDSIKEYCLHHKTKHPKEYAEILRQKSCDQLYEMDGFLIVERVPLENHLLKPRDSYEEQNCVTIKSEPPAEEPMGNDDEVSCPSIKSEIEQTDVTVATQQELMSICNYCGKKYRSETDLWNSNHSIVLHQINVHGIFDSSMCRKLKNADDESLSEFQYHCDICEYRFRDKKIYQYHECGMAKEQNTDSKNVKYRCNVCKKIFKYKINLRHHLKIDHQQTGNKCDICEKTVNTKRDLLEHKFNVHFKKPLYRCSLCGETFSGSGASFDHRKKYHSEELERAAKPLPSYAFIERLNK; translated from the exons ATGTCGAAAACCAAAAGCAAGATCAAACTGAAGTCCTCAAGCCAAAACCGATGTACGATTTGTAACAGAACGTTCCGTCAAATCTCTACGCTAGCCCGTCACgaagttatttttcataaaattctcaTCGGACGTTGGGCTCGAGAAAATTACACCGCCTGGCCCAACCGTTGCACCAAGTGTGGATTGCACTTTCGTTATAATATACTGCTTCCACTTCACAATTGTGACGATGTCTTAAATCCTAAAGCGAACAATGATCAGAGTACTGAAACAATTAACGGAAGGCAAAAGTTCCAGTGTTCGATTTGTGAAAAGAACTTCGATGATAAACCCAATCTCGACGCACATATTTGGGATATGCATAATGGAGAAAAAAGCTATGATTGTGACAAATGCGGCAAAAGTTGCAATGCCAAACGGAAGTTGGAAGACCATTACGCTCGTTACCACATCGGCAAGCCAAGATATCAATGCATAACTtgtggaaaaaagttttttttcttcccagCATACCGTAATCATATTAAAATTTCGCACCTCGAAGAATACGATCAAACTTTGGTGGCCAGAGGCGTCCGGGATCTTCCCATCAATGAGCTCTACTCTATGGATGGCTGTGTTGTCATCGATGATGGTCCCAATCCACTACGCTGCGAGATCTGCAACAAGACATGCACCAGCAAGAAAATGTATGATCGACATAAAAAGATCGCTCACAAAAAGAGAAAATGGATGCTTGCATGCAATAAATGTGataaagtttatgaaaaaaagatttttttggaagaTCATTATGCCTGTGACCACCTAAATGTTATCAGGTATGCTTGTGAATATTGTGGAGAAAGTTTTACCTGGAGATATGCATATTTTTTGCatcttaagaaaaatcattctaaGGAATACAAGGATTCGGTAAGAGGAAATAAAACTCATGTAATATCTTACAACAAATTAAACTTAGGGAATGATCTCGACGAAATACTGACCAACGACACCCTGCGTGAAAGGAGCTGCGTTATGTGTATTAGAACATTTATATCCAAACCCCAATATTTAGAACACATGCAAAGCCAACACTTGCCAAAAACCTTTGATTGTAATCGATGTGATAAAATGTTCAACGTTAAGCTGGACCTGGAGCTCCACTTTGCTGAAATTCATGCCGATAAACCTTGGTTTAGGTGtgaaatttgtgtaaaaaactTCGACTCAATAAAGGAGTACTGTTTGCATCACAAGACGAAACATCCGAAAGAATATGCTGAAATTCTACGACAGAAGAGTTGTGATCAACTGTACGAAATGGACGGCTTCTTGATTGTTGAACGAGTTCCTTTGGAAAATCATCTATTGAAACcgag aGACTCATATgaagaacaaaactgtgttacTATAAAATCAGAACCCCCAGCAGAGGAACCAATGGGGAACGATGATGAAGTTAGTTGTCCATCGATTAAATCGGAAATCGAGCAGACTGATGTAACGGTCGCAACTCAACAGGAGTTGATGAGTATCTGTAATTACTGTGGAAAAAAGTATCGAAGTGAAACAGATCTATGGAATAGTAATCATTCCATAGTTCTTCATCAAATTAACGTTCACGGAATTTTTGACAGCTCTATGTGTCGTAAGCTGAAAAATGCCGATGACGAATCGCTATCAGAATTCCAATATCACTGTGATATTTGCGAATATCGGTTTCGagacaaaaaaatctaccaatACCATGAATGCGGTATGGCGAAAGAACAGAACACTGATTCCAAGAACGTTAAATACCGGTGCAATGTATGCAAAAAgatattcaaatacaaaatcaatCTAAGGCATCATCTCAAGATTGACCATCAACAGACCGGCAATAAATGTGACATTTGTGAGAAGACCGTCAATACTAAAAGGGATTTGTTAGAGCACAAGTTTAACGTTCACTTTAAAAAGCCCTTGTACCGGTGCTCTTTGTGCGGAGAAACATTTTCAGGTAGCGGGGCAAGTTTTGATCATCGAAAGAAATATCATTCTGAGGAATTGGAACGTGCGGCAAAACCTTTGCCTTCATACGCGTTCATTGAAAGGTTGAATAAATAA